One stretch of Harmonia axyridis chromosome 1, icHarAxyr1.1, whole genome shotgun sequence DNA includes these proteins:
- the LOC123676361 gene encoding leucine carboxyl methyltransferase 1: MGDEPVMATNDDASECKRGAVQLGYWQDSYISSFVRHMEKRAPEINRGYYARVKGVERFIQKFLSKAGSLAQIVNFGAGYDTLYWRLKEEGIHISNYVEIDFPNVTSNKCYMIKRNKELLQIIHEQDGEIKFSSTDMHSGNYHCLGVDIRNLGLLETKLQQAEVNFSSPTLFLAECVLVYIENDCVNRLLQWISSRFKSGLFVNYEMCNINDTFGDVMLGNLRARGCNLAGISSCKNLATQKARFQSNGWHGTKAWDMVQIYYNLSASERQRIEKIEFLDEQELLIQLFQHYCICIGWLGQEFSDINFEEC, encoded by the coding sequence ATGGGAGACGAACCTGTTATGGCCACAAATGACGATGCCAGTGAATGCAAAAGAGGCGCTGTGCAGCTTGGCTACTGGCAAGATAGTTATATTTCCTCGTTTGTTAGACACATGGAGAAACGAGCACCTGAAATCAACAGAGGTTACTATGCCCGAGTGAAGGGAGTGGAACGGTTCATACagaagtttctgagcaaagcgGGAAGCTTGGCCCAAATAGTAAATTTCGGGGCAGGCTACGACACCCTTTACTGGCGCTTGAAAGAAGAAGGTATACACATCTCCAACTACGTCGAAATCGATTTTCCAAATGTCACCTCGAACAAATGCTACATGATCAAAAGGAACAAGGAATTGTTACAAATCATACACGAACAAGACGGAGAAATCAAGTTCAGCTCGACTGACATGCATTCCGGTAACTACCATTGCTTAGGAGTCGACATTCGGAACTTGGGCTTACTGGAAACCAAACTACAACAGGCTGAAGTGAATTTCTCGAGCCCCACCTTATTTCTTGCCGAGTGCGTGTTAGTGTATATTGAGAACGACTGTGTGAATCGTCTGTTACAGTGGATCTCGTCTAGATTCAAATCGGGCCTGTTTGTGAACTATGAAATGTGCAACATCAACGATACCTTCGGTGACGTAATGCTTGGTAATTTGAGAGCAAGAGGCTGCAATTTGGCTGGTATTTCGTCTTGTAAGAATCTGGCCACACAGAAGGCCAGATTTCAATCCAATGGCTGGCATGGCACCAAGGCATGGGACATGGTGCAGATCTATTACAATCTATCAGCTTCCGAGAGGCAGCGCATCGAGAAAATCGAATTTCTGGATGAGCAGGAGCTGCTTATCCAACTGTTTCAACATTACTGTATATGTATAGGTTGGTTAGGTCAGGAATTCTCTGATATTAACTTTGAAGAATGTTAA
- the LOC123676352 gene encoding zinc finger MYM-type protein 1-like, protein MDIRTFFTKKRRVEEGIHHDEPHCSKPTPSSMETSLAKQVGRNRINYGIPSDIARIGEPIKQIILNIYPKENNRAFVADWFKRYKWLQYSVERDAAFCYPCQQFLPHGSKQSSYTSTGFRNWKNASDTRTGFPKHEKSIPHTQAMAMWQDKLRRISTGSSVETLINHEVLEKNRYYMKSIVEVIQFLVVNELALRGNYVLEEKKEQGLFQNLFEYTCMKDPNLKEAFSHIPQNATYHSPEIQNQIIQAMVQVVQNSIVKDIKESDVNWFTLMEDGTRDKNNRENIAIAIRYVKDGIVNESLLTVTTTEHLDAATFTELTLNTLTKNGIDLSRMLSQCYDGASVMSGKVSGVATRIENQLGRKIPYVHCYNHRLHLIVIRTISEMTFIRLFFDQCIMLHEFFHHGKIAAMYGGKIIGRLLEQRWSGHLAVTKVVNDNYSEILLTLDKMKNDRFNGDDVAKSVGIKKIMLNLEFRMAMVVAKKILSMLQPADASLQARSAGLKDALIIINCVQNEITKLRTDEMYHQILEEAKSMTSIDSENRTHTQKRQVRRSNRMDDYLMFDSSCSSTKQNEEDQPFKSEYFETLDILVAELQRRFSDNDDLLNSVASLDELDVNKMEPLKNLGITIPSNEEATVVKAYLSRREDKTEDIVQVLYRQREAFKDTYELFASVATIGCSTAVCESTFSTLTAINRPQRLSMSHERMAGMVFLAFEKRRTQSVDLNEVLRIFNNMTNRRIQLF, encoded by the exons ATGGATATAAGGACTTTCTTTACCAAAAAACGAAGAGTTGAAGAGGGAATTCATCACGATGAACCCCATTGCTCAAAACCCACTCCTAGTTCTATGGAAACTAGTTTGGCAAAACAGGTTGGTAGAAATAGAATTAACTATGGTATTCCTTCGGATATTGCACGAATCGGAGAACcgataaaacaaattattttaaatatatatcccaaagaaaataatagggCCTTTGTTGCGGATTGGTTTAAGCGATATAAATGGTTGCAGTATTCGGTCGAGAGAGATGCTGCTTTTTGCTATCCTTGTCAACAATTTTTACCCCATGGAAGCAAACAAAGTTCTTATACTTCCACAGGATTCAGAAACTGGAAAAATGCCAGTGATACAAGAACTGGGTTTCCAAAACATGAGAAATCAATTCCTCATACACAAGCCATGGCGATGTGGCAAGACAAACTACGCAGAATATCTACAGGTAGCAGTGTCGAAACTTTGATAAATCATgaagttttagaaaaaaaccGGTATTACATGAAATCAATTGTTGAAGTTATACAATTTTTAGTTGTCAACGAGTTAGCTTTGCGAGGAAATTatgttttggaggaaaaaaaagaacaaggattatttcagaatttatttgaatacacgTGCATGAAAGATCCGAATTTGAAGGAGGCTTTCAGCCATATACCACAAAATGCGACATATCATTCACCGGAAATTCAAAACCAAATAATTCAAGCAATGGTTCAAGTAGTACAGAACTCCATTGTCAAAGATATCAAGGAATCTGACGTGAATTGGTTCACTCTAATGGAAGATGGAACGAGGGATAAGAATAAtcgtgaaaatattgctatagcAATACGTTACGTTAAGGATggaatcgtcaatgagtcgttgCTGACAGttacaacaactgaacatcttGATGCAGCAACATTTACCGAATTAACTTTAAACACTCTTACGAAAAATGGCATTGATCTCTCCCGTATGCTAAGCCAATGCTATGATGGAGCAAGTGTTATGAGCGGAAAAGTTTCAGGAGTTGCGACTAGAATAGAGAATCAATTGGGCCGAAAAATTCCTTATGTCCACTGTTATAACCACCGCTTACATTTAATAGTTATCAGGACTATCTCTGAAATGACTTTCATCCGTTTATTTTTTGATCAATGCATCATGTTACATGAGTTCTTTCATCATGGAAAAATAGCTGCAATGTATGGTGGAAAAATAATTGGCAGATTACTCGAACAACGTTGGTCAGGACACTTGGCGGTTACAAAAGTTGTAAACGATAATTATTCAGAGATTTTGCTAACtttagataaaatgaaaaatgacagattcaatGGTGACGACGTTGCCAAGAGTGTcggcatcaaaaaaattatgcttaATTTGGAATTCCGAATGGCTATGGTTGTGGCCAAAAAAATACTATCCATGCTTCAGCCTGCAGATGCAAGTTTACAAGCCCGAAGCGCAGGATTGAAAGACGCCCTAATAATCATAAATTGCGTCCAAAATGAAATCACAAAATTGAGAACAGATGAAATGTATCATCAAATTTTGGAAGAAGCTAAATCTATGACAAGCATTGATTCTGAAAATAGGACTCACACCCAAAAAAGGCAAGTCAGAAGATCTAATCGCATGGATGACTACTTGATGTTTGACTCTTCCTGTTCCTCAacgaaacaaaatgaagaagatcaACCATTTAAATCTGAGTATTTCGAAACATTGGACATACTAGTTGCTGAATTACAGAGAAGGTTTTCAGACAACGATGATCTGTTAAATTCTGTAGCGAGTCTCGATGAGTTGGATGTGAACAAAATGGaacctttgaaaaatttag GTATAACAATTCCATCAAATGAAGAGGCTACAGTGGTTAAAGCTTATTTGAGTCGTCGTGAGGATAAAACAGAAGACATAGTGCAAGTTTTGTACAGACAGCGAGAGGCTTTCAAAGATACATATGAACTCTTTGCATCTGTGGCGACCATAGGATGTAGCACTGCTGTTTGTGAATCTACTTTTTCAACCTTAACTGCAATCAATAGACCTCAGAGGCTGTCAATGAGTCACGAAAGAATGGCAGGCATGGTATTTCTGGCCTTTGAAAAGAGAAGGACTCAGTCTGTTGATCTGAATGAAGTCCTTCgcatatttaataatatgaCAAATCGAAGGATTCAGCTGTTTTGA